A window of Punica granatum isolate Tunisia-2019 chromosome 8, ASM765513v2, whole genome shotgun sequence genomic DNA:
AATTGGTCCTGCGAGCTGATTACTCGAGAGATTCAAGAAGGAGAGTGAAGTAAGATCCGCCAATACCCTGGGGATTTCCCGGCTGAGCTTGTTTGAGGAGAGATCCAGCCAGTCAAGACTAGTCAAATTTCCCATAGAAGAAGGGATGGTGCCTGGGAGACTGTTATGAGAAAAGTTGAGTCCCTTGAGTGCCGTCAAATCTCCAATTACTTTTGGAATCTCTCCTTCGAAGAATTTGCAGGACAAGTTGATGCTAATGAATACAGTCAAAATTGAAAcagctcaaactccaaccctTTCATGACCACCACAATGGAATCTTGATACATTCCCTCACCTATATATTGTAAACCGCTTCTATTCTCATCCTTCATGGCTATCAAGTTGGCAGGGTATTTAGCCGGCAATGGGCCGAAAAACCCATTGACAGAGAGGTCAATGCGCAGTTCTGGGAAAGGGTGATCAGATTGTCTAGAACTATCGACCAGACCTTGGAACATGTTGGATCTCAGTACAAGTACTTGCAGATACAGACGAGATTCCAACCAGTAAGGGAAGCCACCTTCCAACTCACTTTTACTGAGATCCAGAACTTCTGAATTCTTACAATACACCAAAGATCGTGGCAGTCTGCCTTGAAGTTGATTTTGAAGCAAGCAAATCGTCCTTAACCTGATCTCCGGGATGAATATTTCTGATATCTGACCAACAAGATTGTTTGCCCGGAGATCCAATACTGATAAAGAGGCATTGAAGTTTATGAAACAGTGAGGAATGGAGCCAGTCAAGCCATTGTTGGATAGGTCGATGAACTTTAGCATAGTGGCCTTAGATCTGATAATGAATGTGTCCACTaaacttatttgaaatgatgTAGTATTCTACAGTGGGTGGTAGGACTGGAAGTGAGCCGTCAAAATTGTTATTAGAGAGGCGTATGTATAAAAGGTGCAGAGAAAACAGATTTTTAACGACTCCATGAGGCTTGTTTGACTGCAAATCTAGATTTCCCAAGCTGTTGGTAGCATTTAACCAATGTGGTAAAGTGTCATTTATTTCGTTGTTACTGACCTTTAAACGCCGCCAGCTCGTACAATTTGCCAGAGATCGCAGCATCGGACCTTGCAATAGATTGTCGCACAGCTCCAACAAGTAAAGGCTGCTTAAATTTCCCAAACATCTTGGAATGGTGCCGTTGAGTCTGTTATTTGAGAGGCTTAGATATGCTATTGAACTCCCTCGGCATATTGAGGATGGGATCTCTCCAGTGAAATTGTTGCTTGAGGCATACACGTAGAACAGGCTGCTTATTTTTCCCAGACATCTTGGGATGGTTCCACTGAATCTTATATGAGAGGTCTAGAAATCTTAGTGAACTGACTTGGCAGATTGAATATGAGATCTCTCCAATGAAATTATTAGATGACAGAATCAAGGATGCCCCTATTCTCCAAAACCATTCAGGAATCCTTCCACTGATAATGTTTCCAGAAAGATCCAATGCTTCTAGCTTCCCTGATGAACTCAAGAAATATGGAATGAGGACAAGTTGCAACCACGCAATTCCAATAATCGGAGGCTCCATAAGGAACAATCTCCCTTGCTTTGCAACAGCACAGTG
This region includes:
- the LOC116188796 gene encoding receptor-like protein 9DC3 produces the protein MHSPTDKLDRSTGLLGSIIEQLPGFSSCFLGEFDIHEVFGNLDDLTHLDLSSIVDFELFARLKNLPYLNLNDNLITVLLQSKGDWKLEALDLSGNIISGRIPEWFWRIGASLILSSNNFIGEISYSICQTQRHHSKMFGKFKQPLLVGAVRQSIARSDAAISGKLYELAAFKVLDLRANNLVGQISEIFIPEIRLRTICLLQNQLQGRLPRSLVYCKNSEVLDLSKSELEGGFPYWLESRLYLQVLVLRSNMFQGLVDSSRQSDHPFPELRIDLSVNGFFGPLPAKYPANLIAMKDENRSGLQYIGEGMYQDSIVVVMKGINLSCKFFEGEIPKVIGDLTALKGLNFSHNSLPGTIPSSMGNLTSLDWLDLSSNKLSREIPRVLADLTSLSFLNLSSNQLAGPIPQGLQFNTFENAFDRNPDLCERPLPKPCGNEAGQRQPSTDHEEEETESGSSIEWRAVLMGYGCRLAFRISAVYIMLETRRPRWLVRMVERKRLGRANRPKKDVAPRNHARYFFMTNFPD